In the Halarchaeum grantii genome, one interval contains:
- the lrp gene encoding HTH-type transcriptional regulator Lrp, producing MAYENFDTQLVNALLGNGRASLRNLAEELDVSVTTVSNHLRDLEDAGVITRYSPIVDYGKLGYDVTAILQLKAEGGSLPNLADRLSEHKQMMSVYEITGDYDLIAVGKFRDTDDMNTLIKELLGDADIKQSSTSVVLNTVAENKQFELDIE from the coding sequence ATGGCCTACGAGAACTTCGATACACAGCTGGTCAACGCTCTTCTCGGGAATGGGCGTGCGAGTTTGCGCAACCTTGCTGAAGAACTCGACGTCTCTGTGACGACGGTTTCGAACCACCTGCGTGATCTCGAGGATGCTGGTGTCATCACGCGCTACTCCCCAATCGTCGACTACGGCAAACTCGGCTACGACGTCACGGCAATCCTCCAACTCAAGGCCGAAGGCGGCTCATTGCCCAACCTTGCCGACCGGCTCAGCGAACACAAACAGATGATGTCCGTCTACGAGATCACGGGCGACTACGACCTCATTGCGGTCGGCAAATTCCGCGATACCGACGACATGAACACGCTCATCAAGGAACTACTCGGCGACGCCGACATCAAGCAATCCTCGACGAGCGTCGTCCTCAACACCGTCGCCGAGAACAAACAATTCGAGCTTGACATTGAGTAA